In the genome of Candidatus Campbellbacteria bacterium, one region contains:
- a CDS encoding type II toxin-antitoxin system HicA family toxin: MGGIGSTHWKEFEKFLLAIGCTFVREKGDHRVYAKKGLARPVIIPRDTALPAFIILNNLRTLSVSRKEYLAFLKRGKKK, translated from the coding sequence ATGGGCGGAATCGGCTCAACACACTGGAAGGAGTTTGAAAAATTCCTTCTGGCGATTGGGTGTACATTTGTGCGTGAAAAAGGTGACCATCGGGTCTATGCAAAGAAAGGTCTAGCGCGTCCTGTTATTATTCCACGCGATACTGCGTTACCTGCTTTTATTATTCTCAACAATCTCCGAACATTGAGTGTTTCTAGAAAAGAGTATCTTGCGTTTTTAAAAAGGGGGAAGAAAAAATAA
- the rpsI gene encoding 30S ribosomal protein S9 yields the protein MATKTETTKKKDTRYIETIGRRKEAHARVRVIPNHKGTITVNDRPYKEFFPVPDLYHSVTDPLTVVEMKEASITAKVAGGGIRAQAEAIRLGVARALLRFNPEFRAALKAAGYLRRDARKVERKKPGLRKARRAPQWSKR from the coding sequence ATGGCTACAAAAACCGAAACAACAAAAAAGAAAGACACACGCTACATCGAGACCATTGGTCGTCGAAAAGAAGCACATGCGCGTGTTCGTGTCATTCCAAACCACAAGGGTACCATTACGGTGAACGACCGACCGTACAAAGAATTTTTTCCAGTTCCTGATTTGTACCACAGTGTGACCGATCCGTTGACCGTTGTTGAAATGAAAGAAGCATCTATCACTGCAAAGGTTGCAGGTGGTGGTATCCGAGCACAAGCTGAAGCAATCCGATTGGGAGTTGCCCGAGCACTTCTTCGTTTCAATCCAGAATTTCGAGCCGCCCTTAAAGCTGCTGGCTATCTCAGACGTGATGCCCGTAAAGTTGAACGAAAGAAACCAGGTCTCCGCAAGGCACGCCGTGCACCACAATGGAGTAAGCGTTAG
- the rplM gene encoding 50S ribosomal protein L13: protein MKTLDAQDKKLGRLASEIARILQGKDAPDYARNTYPKHELKVINVSKMAISATKLRTKDYTHHTQYPGGFRRRTLEAVVNQKGYGEALRKAVYGMLPHNKLRAQMLKHLTLEE, encoded by the coding sequence ATGAAAACACTTGATGCACAAGACAAAAAATTGGGTCGTCTCGCTTCTGAGATTGCCCGTATCTTGCAAGGAAAAGATGCCCCTGATTACGCACGAAACACGTATCCAAAGCACGAGCTAAAAGTCATCAACGTGTCTAAGATGGCCATTTCGGCGACAAAGTTGCGCACAAAAGATTACACACACCACACGCAGTATCCGGGTGGTTTCCGCCGACGCACTCTTGAGGCAGTGGTAAATCAAAAAGGATATGGGGAAGCACTCCGCAAGGCCGTGTACGGTATGCTCCCACATAACAAACTTCGTGCTCAAATGTTAAAGCACCTAACGTTAGAAGAATAA
- a CDS encoding nucleotide exchange factor GrpE → MTHHKKDTPKPEIDTNEVTFEEVESEGASSFHAKDIKTLREELKACQKERQEYLEGWQRAKADLINFKKETDTNRRKVVSLATEDVITELIPVLDSFDMAFQNTEHWNSAPESWRRGVEYIYSQLLSILANHGVTQLSPLGEQFNPHVHDSLETVSVDSADQEGKIIAVTQKGYQLHEKLIRAPKVSVGHFE, encoded by the coding sequence ATGACACACCACAAAAAAGATACTCCAAAACCTGAAATTGATACCAATGAGGTCACTTTTGAAGAGGTGGAGTCAGAAGGTGCTTCGTCATTTCACGCAAAAGATATTAAGACGCTCCGTGAGGAACTCAAAGCGTGTCAGAAAGAACGTCAGGAATACCTTGAAGGATGGCAGAGAGCAAAAGCGGACCTTATCAATTTCAAAAAAGAGACCGATACCAACCGCCGCAAAGTGGTGTCTCTTGCAACAGAAGATGTCATTACCGAACTCATTCCAGTATTGGACAGCTTTGATATGGCATTCCAAAACACCGAACATTGGAATTCTGCACCAGAAAGTTGGCGCCGTGGCGTTGAATATATTTACAGCCAACTCCTCTCAATCCTTGCGAATCACGGCGTCACACAGCTCTCGCCACTAGGTGAACAGTTTAATCCACACGTACACGACTCACTAGAGACCGTTTCTGTTGACAGTGCAGACCAAGAGGGTAAAATCATTGCCGTTACACAAAAAGGATACCAACTACACGAAAAGCTCATTCGTGCACCGAAAGTCAGTGTTGGTCATTTTGAATAA
- the rplQ gene encoding 50S ribosomal protein L17 — protein MRHGNVQRKFGREKDQRLALMRSLASSLILHGSMQTTLPRAKEIRPFVEKLLTKAKNPTLANRRILISTLGTTDHNITDKLIERAKTYADRPGGYTRITKVETRASDAAPQGVISFV, from the coding sequence ATGCGACACGGTAACGTACAACGAAAATTCGGACGAGAAAAGGACCAGCGCTTGGCGTTGATGCGCTCTTTGGCGTCCTCACTCATTCTGCACGGCTCAATGCAGACGACTCTTCCTCGTGCAAAAGAAATACGACCGTTTGTCGAAAAACTGCTTACGAAGGCCAAAAACCCAACACTCGCCAATCGTCGAATACTTATTTCGACCCTTGGTACCACGGACCACAACATTACCGACAAACTCATTGAACGAGCAAAGACGTACGCAGACCGTCCGGGTGGCTACACACGCATCACAAAGGTTGAAACACGTGCGAGTGATGCGGCACCACAGGGAGTAATTTCATTTGTATAA
- the dnaK gene encoding molecular chaperone DnaK, with amino-acid sequence MGKVLGIDLGTTNSAMAVMEGGEPRIVENNEGGRTTPSVVAISKTGERLAGLIARRQAVTNPRNTIYGIKRLMGHRFDEDTVKKEKTAVPFEIVQTDDGGAGVKMNDSVYRPEEVSAMILSKLKADAEAKLGESITEAVITVPAYFNDSQRKATKDAGKIAGLEVLRIINEPTAAALAYGLNKKTNEKIVVFDFGGGTFDISVLEVGDGVVEVKATGGDSHLGGRDIDQKIVRYIVDEFKKESGIDISKDPLALQRLDESAEKAKHELSTTTDTEINIPFITSDSSGPRHLLLKITRAKLEEIAQEFVDRALTIAKQVMGDSPFKIAEIDEVVLVGGQTRMPAIQNAVKEYFGKEPNRSINPDEVVAVGAAIQAGILQGDVRDVLLLDVTPLSLGIETLGGVATKLIDKNATIPTSKSQVFSTASDNQTSVEIHVVQGERPMATDNRTLGRFILDGIPPSRRGMPQIEVSFDIDANGIFMVKAKDKTSGKEQSIKIEGSGALSDDDIKRMQADAEKHADEDKKKKELADARNNADHFIATADKALLDAGDKLQSDVVTGVRTKIDALKKALEGTDVASITTSTSELSTEMQKIGEAMSKTQTTADSTQTNAEETPPTDVKSEDTGEKKD; translated from the coding sequence ATGGGAAAAGTACTTGGTATTGATCTAGGAACAACAAACAGCGCAATGGCAGTGATGGAAGGTGGTGAGCCTCGTATTGTTGAAAACAACGAAGGAGGACGCACTACACCGTCTGTGGTAGCCATCTCAAAGACGGGCGAGCGACTCGCAGGTCTTATTGCGCGTCGTCAGGCCGTCACGAATCCTCGCAATACCATTTACGGCATCAAACGCCTCATGGGACACCGTTTTGATGAGGATACAGTCAAGAAAGAAAAGACCGCGGTGCCCTTTGAAATTGTACAAACAGACGATGGGGGAGCGGGTGTCAAAATGAACGACAGCGTCTACCGTCCAGAAGAAGTGTCGGCAATGATTCTCTCAAAACTCAAAGCCGATGCTGAAGCAAAACTCGGTGAGAGCATCACCGAAGCCGTTATTACCGTACCTGCATACTTCAACGACTCACAACGAAAAGCAACGAAAGACGCTGGCAAAATTGCAGGTCTTGAAGTACTACGCATCATCAACGAACCAACCGCCGCAGCTCTCGCATACGGTTTAAATAAAAAAACAAACGAAAAAATTGTTGTCTTTGACTTCGGAGGAGGAACATTTGATATTTCCGTTCTTGAAGTGGGTGACGGGGTTGTAGAAGTAAAGGCAACAGGAGGAGACAGTCACCTCGGTGGGCGCGATATTGACCAAAAGATTGTTCGCTACATTGTGGATGAGTTTAAAAAGGAAAGTGGTATTGATATTTCAAAAGACCCGCTCGCACTTCAGCGCTTGGATGAATCGGCAGAAAAGGCAAAGCACGAGCTCTCTACAACAACAGACACGGAAATCAACATTCCCTTCATTACGTCGGACAGTTCTGGTCCTCGTCACTTACTTCTCAAAATCACACGGGCAAAACTTGAGGAAATCGCACAAGAATTTGTTGACCGTGCACTCACAATTGCCAAGCAAGTGATGGGTGATTCGCCATTCAAAATTGCTGAAATTGATGAAGTGGTACTCGTCGGAGGACAGACACGTATGCCGGCAATTCAAAACGCCGTGAAAGAGTATTTTGGCAAGGAACCGAACCGAAGCATTAACCCTGACGAAGTGGTGGCTGTTGGTGCAGCTATTCAAGCGGGCATTCTCCAAGGGGACGTTCGTGATGTGCTCTTACTTGATGTCACACCACTCTCACTTGGTATTGAAACACTCGGCGGTGTTGCCACAAAATTGATTGATAAGAATGCAACAATTCCAACAAGTAAATCACAAGTATTCTCAACTGCATCAGACAACCAAACATCCGTCGAAATTCACGTGGTGCAAGGTGAGAGACCAATGGCAACAGACAACCGCACACTTGGACGATTTATTTTGGACGGTATTCCACCATCACGCCGAGGTATGCCTCAAATTGAAGTGTCCTTTGATATTGATGCAAACGGTATCTTTATGGTGAAGGCAAAAGACAAAACATCGGGCAAAGAGCAATCCATCAAAATTGAAGGAAGTGGAGCACTTTCTGACGACGATATTAAGCGCATGCAGGCAGACGCAGAAAAACACGCTGACGAAGACAAGAAAAAGAAGGAACTTGCCGATGCACGCAACAATGCCGATCACTTTATCGCAACAGCAGATAAGGCGCTTCTTGATGCGGGTGACAAACTGCAAAGCGATGTTGTAACAGGTGTTCGTACCAAAATAGACGCACTCAAGAAGGCACTTGAAGGAACTGACGTTGCATCTATCACGACATCCACATCAGAGCTTTCAACTGAAATGCAAAAGATTGGTGAAGCAATGAGTAAAACGCAGACAACTGCAGACAGTACGCAGACCAACGCGGAAGAAACTCCACCCACCGACGTCAAATCGGAAGACACTGGTGAGAAAAAGGACTAA
- a CDS encoding DNA-directed RNA polymerase subunit alpha, producing the protein MDYTIHLPSQPKVITEKGHAGMYQIDGLYPGYGHTLGNSLRRIILSSIPGAAITAVKIDGVPHEFSTIDGVKEDVVNILLNLKQIRFEMITEEPQTVTLTAKGPAKITAKDITLPGQLTILNPDAYICEVTGKNSVSIEMTVEKGLGYVPKENLHRDRIEIGTIVLDAAFTPIRRATYEVENMRVGDRTDFNRIKMFIETDGTITPRAVLERSINTMIQQLRAIVGFQEENFEEEIVKESRAGEDAGETADHAGDAGDDTKEFLKTRIESLSLSTRTENALTSANIRTVGGLVRKKEADLLEVEGLGDKGLQEIRRALANYGIILRQ; encoded by the coding sequence ATGGATTATACAATACACTTGCCATCACAGCCGAAGGTTATTACTGAGAAAGGTCATGCGGGTATGTACCAAATTGACGGATTGTATCCGGGGTATGGTCACACACTTGGTAACTCTCTCCGTCGTATTATTCTCTCATCTATTCCAGGTGCGGCAATTACTGCGGTCAAAATTGACGGTGTGCCTCATGAATTTTCAACAATCGACGGAGTTAAAGAAGATGTGGTAAATATTTTGCTCAACCTCAAGCAAATTCGCTTTGAAATGATTACCGAGGAACCTCAAACAGTCACCTTGACTGCAAAAGGTCCTGCAAAAATTACCGCAAAAGATATTACACTTCCTGGACAATTAACGATTTTAAATCCAGACGCATATATCTGTGAAGTCACGGGAAAAAACAGTGTGTCTATTGAAATGACTGTTGAAAAAGGTTTGGGATATGTTCCAAAAGAAAATCTTCACCGCGACCGCATTGAAATTGGAACGATTGTGCTTGATGCAGCATTCACACCTATTCGCCGAGCAACCTACGAGGTTGAAAACATGCGTGTTGGTGACCGAACAGACTTCAACCGTATCAAAATGTTTATTGAGACCGATGGTACGATTACTCCACGAGCCGTGCTTGAACGTTCAATCAACACTATGATTCAGCAACTCCGTGCCATTGTTGGTTTCCAGGAAGAAAATTTTGAAGAAGAAATTGTCAAAGAATCCCGCGCCGGAGAAGACGCTGGTGAAACAGCAGACCACGCAGGAGATGCCGGAGACGATACAAAGGAATTTCTCAAAACACGCATTGAATCACTCAGTCTTTCAACACGAACCGAAAACGCGCTCACATCCGCAAACATCCGCACTGTTGGCGGTTTGGTACGAAAGAAAGAGGCAGATTTATTGGAAGTAGAAGGTCTTGGAGACAAGGGTTTGCAGGAAATTCGCCGTGCCCTTGCAAATTATGGTATTATCCTCCGACAGTAA
- a CDS encoding NYN domain-containing protein has protein sequence MQENNFAFIDSQNLHISITRLGWKLDFKRFRVYLREKYHVQKAYLFIGYVEENASLYRSLQEKGYVLIFKPTLKNSGGAIKGNCDAELVLQVMIDYPNYDKAVIISGDGDFHCLVKYLIEKQKLQCIIVPDRFKFSALLNFEPIKPFLRFANDLRIKLEYKKKRPHKDETL, from the coding sequence ATGCAGGAGAACAACTTTGCATTCATAGATAGTCAGAATCTCCACATTTCAATTACACGGCTTGGGTGGAAACTGGATTTTAAAAGATTTCGCGTCTATCTTCGTGAAAAATACCATGTACAAAAAGCGTACCTGTTTATTGGCTATGTGGAAGAAAATGCTTCTTTGTACAGGTCTCTGCAGGAAAAAGGCTACGTTTTAATATTTAAGCCAACTCTTAAAAACAGTGGCGGTGCTATAAAAGGCAACTGTGATGCTGAACTTGTGTTGCAGGTGATGATCGATTATCCAAATTATGACAAAGCCGTTATAATTTCAGGAGATGGTGATTTTCACTGCCTCGTTAAGTACTTGATAGAAAAACAAAAACTACAATGCATTATTGTTCCAGACAGATTTAAGTTTTCAGCATTATTAAATTTTGAGCCAATAAAGCCCTTTCTTAGATTTGCGAATGATTTAAGGATTAAACTTGAGTATAAAAAGAAAAGGCCCCACAAGGACGAAACCTTGTAG
- the rpmJ gene encoding 50S ribosomal protein L36 has protein sequence MKVKSSIKKRCIKCKLVRRNGHLRVVCENPRHKQRQG, from the coding sequence ATGAAAGTCAAGTCATCTATTAAAAAACGCTGTATCAAATGTAAGCTCGTCCGTCGCAACGGACATCTTCGTGTTGTGTGCGAAAACCCTCGCCACAAACAGCGCCAAGGATAG
- the rpsM gene encoding 30S ribosomal protein S13, which produces MRIAGITLPDKKQMEFALTAVYGIGRARALKILAVAKVPADKKAVDLSEKEENAIRKALEGYVLEGDLKREVSGNIKRLKDAGSYRGMRHSRRLPVRGQRTKTNSRTVRGNVRKTMGSGKRKVELK; this is translated from the coding sequence ATGAGAATCGCTGGAATTACACTTCCTGATAAAAAGCAGATGGAGTTCGCCTTGACCGCGGTATACGGTATTGGTCGTGCACGAGCACTCAAAATTCTTGCTGTAGCCAAAGTGCCTGCAGACAAAAAAGCTGTAGACCTTTCAGAAAAAGAAGAAAACGCAATCCGAAAAGCACTCGAAGGATACGTTCTTGAGGGTGATTTAAAACGAGAAGTGTCCGGAAACATTAAGCGTTTGAAGGATGCCGGTTCATACCGCGGTATGCGCCACAGTCGTCGTTTGCCAGTTCGTGGTCAACGCACAAAAACAAACTCACGAACAGTTCGTGGAAACGTACGTAAGACTATGGGTTCAGGAAAACGTAAGGTTGAACTCAAATAG
- the rpsK gene encoding 30S ribosomal protein S11, producing MGKKRIATKAGGTEGSAQGAGSKLARKKLDKGVVHIEATYNNTKLALTSLDGKVVTWSSSGSLGFKGAKKGTPFAAAKVGELIGERAKQIGVREVGVIVKGVGSGRESAIRSLVAKSGALISFIQDKTPVPFNGPRPKKPRRV from the coding sequence ATGGGTAAAAAACGCATTGCAACAAAAGCGGGAGGAACTGAGGGGTCGGCACAAGGTGCTGGATCCAAACTCGCACGTAAAAAGCTTGATAAAGGCGTTGTGCACATTGAGGCTACCTACAATAATACGAAACTCGCGCTTACGTCATTGGATGGAAAGGTTGTTACGTGGTCATCAAGCGGTTCACTTGGTTTTAAAGGAGCAAAAAAAGGCACACCATTTGCCGCAGCTAAAGTTGGCGAGCTCATCGGAGAACGCGCAAAACAAATTGGCGTACGTGAAGTCGGTGTCATTGTAAAAGGTGTTGGTTCGGGACGAGAATCAGCCATTCGTTCTCTTGTTGCAAAAAGTGGAGCACTTATTTCTTTTATTCAAGACAAGACGCCCGTTCCATTTAATGGTCCACGTCCTAAAAAGCCACGTCGTGTGTAA
- the infA gene encoding translation initiation factor IF-1 (stimulates the activities of the other two initiation factors, IF-2 and IF-3), which yields MTRQPEGSEIMQGIVVEALANAHFRIQLDKPSVNLALGEGEEKPLVISYLAGKMRLHRIRIIVGDRVEVLVDLYGGKPRIIRRL from the coding sequence ATGACACGTCAACCAGAAGGCTCCGAAATAATGCAGGGAATTGTTGTTGAAGCACTTGCAAACGCTCATTTTCGTATTCAGCTTGATAAACCATCAGTAAACCTTGCCCTCGGTGAAGGAGAAGAAAAACCCCTTGTTATCAGCTATTTGGCAGGAAAAATGCGTCTTCACCGCATCAGAATCATCGTTGGAGACCGAGTTGAGGTTCTTGTAGACCTCTACGGCGGAAAACCACGTATAATTCGAAGATTATAG
- the dnaJ gene encoding molecular chaperone DnaJ, with product MSKDYYNVLGIERNASQDEIKKAFRKLAHEHHPDKKGGNEAKFKEINEAYSVLGDDAKRSQYDQYGSAFANNAGGGPQGFSGFDGFDFSQFTQGQNAGGFEFDLGDIFGDMFGGGMRNRTRRGRDVSIDIELSFKESIFGTERKVLVTKNSTCSVCSGNGGEPGSSKDICATCNGKGKIRETKTSLFGTFQTVTTCSTCRGVGEKYKTACHKCKGAGIVKEQEEVRIAVPAGIEDGEMIRLTGRGEAIQNGSAGDLYVKIHVESHKVFTKEGSDLLMDLNIKLSDALMGVVQTIETLDGSIDVTIPPGVKPNQVLRVKGKGVPHGDNKRGSLLITVHFLMPEKLTKKARELIEELKKEGL from the coding sequence ATGTCTAAGGACTATTACAACGTACTCGGAATCGAACGAAACGCGTCACAGGACGAGATTAAGAAGGCGTTTCGCAAACTTGCCCACGAACACCACCCCGACAAAAAGGGAGGTAACGAAGCAAAGTTTAAAGAAATAAACGAGGCATACTCCGTACTCGGGGACGATGCAAAACGTTCTCAATATGATCAGTACGGAAGCGCATTTGCCAACAATGCCGGAGGAGGTCCACAAGGATTTTCTGGGTTTGATGGTTTTGATTTCTCTCAGTTTACACAAGGCCAAAACGCAGGCGGTTTTGAATTTGATTTAGGAGATATTTTTGGCGACATGTTCGGCGGAGGTATGCGCAATCGAACCCGTCGAGGACGAGATGTATCCATTGATATAGAGCTTTCATTCAAGGAATCTATTTTCGGCACAGAAAGAAAAGTACTCGTCACCAAAAACTCCACGTGCAGTGTCTGCTCTGGTAATGGGGGCGAACCAGGAAGTTCAAAAGATATCTGCGCCACCTGCAACGGCAAAGGAAAAATCAGAGAAACAAAAACGTCTCTCTTCGGCACATTCCAAACGGTTACCACATGCAGTACGTGCAGGGGAGTCGGTGAGAAATATAAAACAGCGTGCCACAAGTGCAAGGGTGCGGGTATTGTAAAAGAACAGGAAGAAGTACGCATTGCCGTGCCTGCGGGTATTGAAGATGGAGAAATGATTCGTCTCACGGGCCGAGGTGAAGCAATCCAAAACGGTTCTGCTGGTGATTTATACGTCAAAATTCATGTTGAGTCGCACAAAGTATTCACCAAAGAGGGAAGTGACCTACTCATGGATTTAAACATCAAGCTCTCAGATGCGCTCATGGGCGTGGTACAGACGATTGAAACACTCGACGGCAGTATTGATGTCACCATTCCTCCAGGCGTGAAGCCAAATCAAGTGCTTCGAGTAAAAGGAAAAGGTGTGCCTCACGGCGACAACAAACGAGGTTCATTGCTTATCACCGTCCACTTCCTCATGCCTGAGAAGCTGACAAAAAAAGCCCGCGAGTTGATTGAGGAGCTCAAAAAAGAGGGACTGTAA
- a CDS encoding NYN domain-containing protein, which produces MTENTNPTGNIAFIDGQNLHLGTKEKGWMVNHARLRVYLKDKYNITEAYYFLGFISDIEQDLYQNLQKAGFILAFREHSSALKGKKKGNVDSDIVFEIMKKVADNETFGKVFIVSGDGDYKKVVDFLIKRSRFGKMLFPNADFASSLYKGLGGEFFDNLGEKDVRAKIEYKHK; this is translated from the coding sequence ATGACTGAAAATACAAACCCCACCGGAAACATTGCTTTTATAGATGGACAGAACCTCCATCTTGGAACAAAAGAAAAAGGATGGATGGTTAATCATGCAAGATTGCGGGTCTATTTGAAAGATAAATACAACATAACTGAGGCGTATTATTTCCTTGGTTTTATATCTGATATTGAGCAGGATCTCTATCAAAATCTTCAAAAAGCAGGTTTTATCCTCGCCTTCAGAGAACATTCGTCTGCATTGAAAGGTAAGAAAAAAGGAAATGTTGATTCTGATATTGTGTTTGAAATTATGAAGAAGGTTGCCGATAATGAAACATTTGGAAAAGTATTCATTGTTTCTGGAGATGGAGATTATAAAAAAGTAGTTGATTTTCTGATAAAAAGAAGCCGATTTGGTAAAATGCTTTTTCCAAATGCGGATTTCGCATCTTCTTTGTACAAAGGTTTGGGTGGTGAATTTTTTGATAATCTTGGAGAAAAAGATGTTCGTGCAAAGATAGAATACAAGCACAAATGA
- a CDS encoding DNA adenine methylase translates to MTNRTKIPQIKKTLFSQDIVENVDLESPFFNSHLITYIGNKRRLLPFLYKQFLEIRKKLGKEKLIILDGFAGSGSVSRLLKVFASDLYTNDFEGYTKTINKAYLANKTSLDLEKLETYIKWLNSEKLNFPKGYTGFIEKNYAPKNDHVIKHGERVFYTNKNAKIIDNMRRLIDEVPKKYQVFCLASLLVKASIHTNTSGVFKGFHKKNDIGHFGGRGENALERIKKEIVLDTPIFSDFESNVYVSREDINKFVKNPNLPEFDLVYYDPPYNQHPYGSNYFMLNIINEGKEDCEIQPGVSGIVKNWQRSAYNKRKEAELAMEELLTNTRAKIIVISYNNEGLIPIKKFKEILSEHGSWTLVEQDYNAYRGSRNLRNRNIKVQELLWILTKD, encoded by the coding sequence ATGACAAACAGAACAAAAATACCACAAATTAAGAAAACCTTGTTTTCTCAGGATATCGTTGAGAATGTTGATCTCGAAAGTCCTTTTTTTAATTCCCACTTGATTACTTATATAGGAAACAAAAGAAGACTACTTCCGTTTTTATATAAACAATTCTTGGAAATTAGAAAAAAACTTGGAAAAGAAAAACTAATTATCCTTGATGGTTTTGCTGGCAGCGGGTCAGTCTCACGTTTGCTCAAGGTATTTGCTAGTGATTTATATACCAATGATTTTGAAGGCTATACGAAGACCATAAATAAAGCTTATCTAGCAAATAAAACTTCTTTGGACTTAGAAAAATTGGAGACCTATATTAAATGGCTCAATTCTGAAAAATTAAACTTTCCAAAAGGATACACCGGCTTTATTGAGAAAAACTATGCGCCCAAAAATGATCATGTGATAAAACACGGAGAGCGTGTGTTCTATACAAATAAAAACGCAAAAATTATTGATAATATGAGAAGACTTATTGACGAAGTCCCCAAAAAATATCAAGTTTTTTGTTTAGCATCTCTTTTAGTTAAAGCTTCTATACACACAAACACCTCAGGTGTTTTTAAAGGATTTCACAAAAAAAACGATATAGGTCACTTTGGTGGGCGGGGAGAAAATGCCCTTGAAAGGATAAAAAAAGAAATTGTATTAGATACTCCAATATTTTCAGATTTTGAAAGTAATGTATATGTATCTAGAGAAGATATAAATAAGTTTGTAAAAAACCCAAATTTGCCGGAGTTTGATTTGGTCTATTATGATCCACCATACAATCAACATCCATATGGTTCAAATTACTTCATGTTGAATATTATTAATGAGGGAAAGGAAGATTGTGAGATACAACCAGGTGTTAGTGGAATAGTAAAAAACTGGCAGAGGTCTGCGTATAATAAGCGTAAAGAAGCAGAACTTGCGATGGAGGAGTTGTTGACAAACACCAGGGCAAAAATTATTGTCATTTCCTACAACAACGAAGGACTAATACCCATTAAGAAATTTAAAGAAATACTTTCTGAGCATGGTTCATGGACACTTGTAGAACAGGATTACAACGCATATCGTGGTTCAAGAAATCTACGCAATAGGAATATTAAAGTACAAGAATTGCTCTGGATTCTCACGAAGGATTAA
- a CDS encoding GIY-YIG nuclease family protein, whose protein sequence is MYYIYILQSSKTNRLYTGSTNDLRKRLKQHNEGKSYWTKRYIPWKIIYYEACQNEQDARAREKYLKTGGGERFIKQRIGRFLSLM, encoded by the coding sequence ATGTACTACATCTACATACTCCAAAGTTCAAAAACAAATCGATTATATACTGGGAGTACGAATGACCTGCGGAAACGCCTAAAACAACACAACGAAGGCAAAAGTTACTGGACAAAGCGATATATACCCTGGAAAATCATATACTATGAAGCCTGCCAAAATGAACAAGATGCACGAGCACGAGAAAAATACCTCAAAACGGGTGGTGGTGAACGTTTTATCAAACAGCGCATTGGGCGTTTCCTATCTCTAATGTAA
- the rpsD gene encoding 30S ribosomal protein S4 yields MLKPKKFKIARRLGPAVYEQAQTERFALSEARKKKAAPKDKHRKNISAFNVALKEKQRVRFHYGISERQFARYVKESMAKKGNPVALLFARLEQRLDNVVYRIGLAPTHRAARQMVSHGHIAIAGKRMRVPSHQVSEGTVFSVREGSQTSKLFSKEGDEKTSTATMPNWISLDEKKKEWKIVGIPSLELLQPGFNLNAVIEFYSR; encoded by the coding sequence ATGTTGAAACCGAAAAAATTCAAAATCGCACGCCGTCTTGGTCCCGCTGTATATGAGCAAGCTCAAACAGAGCGTTTTGCGTTGTCTGAGGCACGAAAGAAAAAGGCCGCACCAAAAGACAAGCATCGCAAAAACATCTCTGCGTTCAACGTAGCACTGAAAGAAAAACAGCGTGTTCGTTTTCACTACGGTATTTCAGAACGCCAATTTGCACGATACGTGAAAGAATCAATGGCAAAGAAGGGCAATCCCGTAGCGCTTTTGTTTGCTCGCCTTGAGCAACGCCTCGATAACGTCGTCTACCGCATTGGGCTTGCTCCAACACACCGTGCGGCACGCCAAATGGTATCTCACGGACACATTGCTATTGCCGGCAAGCGCATGCGTGTTCCATCCCACCAAGTATCTGAAGGAACCGTTTTTTCAGTTCGCGAAGGTAGCCAAACATCAAAACTGTTTTCAAAAGAGGGTGATGAAAAGACGTCAACAGCAACAATGCCTAATTGGATTTCATTAGATGAAAAAAAGAAGGAATGGAAAATAGTCGGAATTCCATCCCTCGAATTACTACAGCCAGGTTTTAATTTAAATGCGGTTATTGAGTTTTATTCTCGATAA